The genomic DNA GATTTATTCAAATGTTTGGGGAAGTGGTGCTGGGTATCGAATCCAATCATTTTCACCAGCTTCAGGAGCAGAACAAGCAGACCCATGGGCGTGGCAGTGACCAGGAGGTTAGCGCAGAAGAATGGAAGGAACTGATCGAACATTATAAAGAGCTTGTCACGCAGCAGAGCGGACAGCCGTTTCCGCAGGATGTGTATCAGCAATTGCAACTAGCGGTGGAAGCTGTATTTCGCAGTTGGAACAATATGCGTGCCAAGGTGTACCGGAAGGCTTACGGCATTCCAGATGAACAAGGGACAGCAGTGAATATTCAGGCTATGGTGTTTGGCAATCTCGATAACGACAGTGGAACCGGGGTACTGTTCACCCGTAATCCCTCCACAGGTGCTAATGAATTGTACGGCGAGTATATGGTGAACGCCCAAGGCGAGGATGTCGTAGCCGGAATACGCACTCCTAGCCCTATTGCCCAGCTTCTGGAGGAGCAGCCGCTGGTCTATGAACGTTTGGAAGAGCTAGCTTCCTTGCTGGAGCGTCATCACCGGGATATGCAGGATATCGAATTCACGATTGAAAAAGGTAATTTGTATCTGCTACAGACACGTAGCGGCAAAAGAACAGCGCAGGCGGCTGTAAAAATAGCTGTGGATCTAGTAGAGGAAGGGATTATCAGCCAAGAGGAGGCTATCCAACGGATCGAACCGTCCCACATGGAACAATTGCTGCATCGCTCCGTTGACGCTTCCACACCTCTGGTTGCGATTGCCCAAGGTCTGCCTGCATCGCCCGGCGCAGCAAGTGGGCGTATTGTATTCGACGCAGATACGGCAGAGAATTGGACGAAGGATGGGCAGAAAGTCATCCTGGTCAGTGTGGAGACCTCACCTGACGATCTTCACGGGATTATTGCCGCCGAAGGCGTGCTGACGAGTCGAGGGGGGATGACCAGCCATGCGGCGGTGGTTGCGAGAGGCATGGGTAAACCCTGCATTTGCGGTTGTGAGGCGCTGAGCATTGACCTGGACAGTCGGAGCGTCAGCATCGGTGCCCTGACCTTTCAGGAAGGGGAGGATATTTCGATTGATTCGACCTCCGGGCAGGTGTATCAAGGCAGTCTGTCGCTGAACGAGCCAGTCATTACACCGGAGCTGCTGAAGCTGCTGGAGATTGCGGATGAAATTCGGACGTTGAAGGTCTACACCAATGCGGATACGCCACTCGACGCCGCCAAAGCTCGGAAATTTGGAGCCGAGGGCATCGGGCTTTGTCGTACAGAGCATATGTTTTTCTCAGGCAATCGTCTGCCTATCATTCAGGCGATGATTTTGGCCGAGGATCAGGAGGCGCGGGTTCTTCATTTGAATCGTCTGCTCCAAATGCAACAATCCGACTTTGAGGCTATGTTCAGTGCGATGGACGGTTTACCGATGACCATCCGCTTGCTGGACCCCCCGTTGCACGAGTTCCTACCGAACCTGGAGCAGCTTCAGGAACAACAGCGGGAGCTTGAGCTTTCCGGCGGCCATGTGGAGGAGCTTCAACGTCTTAAAAGTACCATCTCCAAGGTGCACGACCTGCGGGAGATTAACCCTATGCTGGGATTGCGCGGTGTTCGGCTGGGCATTCTGTTTCCGGAAATATACGATATGCAGGTTGAAGCGATCTTTAAGGCCGCGGAAGCAGCACTGCGCAAGGGCGTGGATGTGAGACCAGGGATTATGATTCCGTTGGTCGGACATTCGAATGAACTCAAGCAGATGAGAGAACTGGTCGATGGGGTGGCGACTCAGGTACTTAGCGAAGAGTTTAAGTGGTTCAGGTATCGGGTGGGCACCATGATTGAGGTTCCAAGAGCCGCCCTGCTGGCAGACAGCGTGGCCCAGTACGCCGACTTTTTCTCCTTTGGAACCAATGATCTCACACAAATGACCTTTGGTTACAGTCGGGATGATGCCGAAGGTAAATTCCTCGGCTCCTATATGGAAAAAAACATCTTGGAAGCGAACCCTTTCCAGGTGTTGGATCAGGATGGCGTAGGCAAGCTGATTGAATGGGCTGTTGCCAAAGGCAGGGCAAAAAAGCCTTTTCTGGAGACAGGTATCTGTGGGGAGCATGGCGGGGATAGTGAGTCTATTCTCTTTTGTCACCGCAGCGGACTGGATTATGTCAGTTGTTCACCGTACCGGGTACCATTTGCCCGCATTGCCGCCGCTCAAGCAGCCTTGCTTGTTAGAGTGGAGCAGCCTGAGGGAGCGTTGTCTGTTTTGTAGCTGAAAGTAGTCTCTACATTTCAATAACACATTTAAGGCAGCCTTGATCCAAAGGCTGCCTTCCTCGTTTTACACTATAGTTACCACAATATAGGGGAAAGTTCCGTCAGGAAGTAAAAAATTTAGTTATACATGAAAAATGGGGATATCGCGTCTCCCTCTTTTACATATGATGATAAGAGAAGTTTTGTAAGCGCTTCAGATCAGGGTGACATACAACTATGCGAAGCTACAGGAGGCGGTTAAGATGGACAATTACATGAGCTGGATAAAAATTGGTTTTTTTCTCAGCGTTCTGTTTTTACTTGCAGCGGCATGCACTACCTCTCCCAAGCTGGAAAACACGGAAGGGAAAAAAGTCCGGCTGACCATGCAAGTCTGGGGGAATCCTGCGGAGGTGAAGGTGTACCAGCGGGCGCTCGATGCATTTGAAAAGGAAAACCCGAATATTGAGGTTAAGCTGGTGCCTGTACCGGGAGACCAATATGAGCAAAAGCTGCTGACACAGCTTCAGGGAAGTCGCGGACCGGACGTGTTTTATTCGTATGAGCCGACGATTGCACGTTTAATTGGGGCGAAGCAGGTACAGCCGTTAGGTGAGTTTTTAAAAAGTGATGCCAGTGATGTAAAAGCCGAGGATTTCCCGGAAGGATTGTGGGGTCCGGCGAAGCGTGATGGGGAAATCTACGGAGTCACTCCCGATTCCAATCCGATGGTGATGTATTACAACAAAAAGGTTTTTAAGGATGCCAGTGTGAAGACACCGCAAGAATATTATGACGAGGGCAAGTGGAACTGGGACGCTTTTGAGGAAGTCACATCGAAGCTGAAAGCTGCCGGAAAGCAGGGCTATATTGCAGAAAACTGGTGGGCGCACTGGTATTCATGGGTGTGGTCGAATGGTGGCCGGATTTTTGATGAACAAGGCAAGTATGTACTGGATCACAATGAAAAGGGCAAGGAAGCCTTCCGCTTCATGTACGATATGGTGAACAAGGGAAATGCGGTATATCTCGGTTCGCTTCCCAAGGGGCAGGGAGCAGATGCGATGTTCATGTCCAACCAGGTCGGTATGCTGGCGGCCGGAAGATGGCTGGAGCCCTTGTTCAGTCAAAATAAAAGCCTCGACTTTGATTATATTTACTGGCCCTCCAACACGGGCAAAAATGAACCTGTCGCCATTCCGGTTGCTTACGTAGCCGTAAACAAAAACAGTCCACATCTGCAAGAGGCTATGAAGATGGCCGCATTCTACGTCTCGGTGAAGGGGCAGGAGGCGCGACTGGTTGAAGGTGGGAATGCCATGGGTACGCTTGCCGCAGCAGATGAGAGCATTATGAAAAAGGCGACGATTGAGCATTCCAGCTATTTGACCGAAGGACGTGACAAAGGGCATGCGCATGGCTCTGCACTGGCCTACGACGCGCAGGTACCGGGATTAAACTCGGATATCACGGAGACGATTGACCTGATGTTCCTTGGCAAGCAGGATGCGGCGGCAACGATTGAGAAGCTGAATCAGATCATATCCAAGGCGGTCAAGTAGGCACGGAATAAGGCCGTGACCGGGGAGGAAGGTGACAAGATGCAGAAAAAGCATCAAGCGCTATGGGGCTATCTATTCATTAGCCCCCAGTTTCTGGGCCTGCTATGTTTTTCGCTATTGCCGTTGCTATATGCGTTTTATTTGAGCTTTGTGAATTGGGACGGCTTTGGCGTGCCTTTGTTTGTCGGCTTGGACAATTTCAGGGGCCAGCTATCTGATCCTGATTTTTGGAAGGCACTTTTCAATACGATGTACTATATGGTGCTGGTGATTCCGGCAGGGATTGTATTGGCTCTGCTCGTGGCGATTGTCCTGAACAAAGTGAAGGGCAAGGAAATATACCGTTTGTTCTTTTTCATGCCTGTTGTGACCAGCTCGGTATCGGTCGGGGTCATCTGGATGTGGATACTGAACGGCGAATTTGGCATTTTAAATCATCTGCTGCGAGCGATTGGGATTACAGGCCCGATGTGGCTTACGGATACGCAATGGGTAATTCCGTCGATTGCGCTTTTGAGCATATGGCTGGGGCTGGGATATAATATGGTCATTTTTCTGGCAGGACTACAGGGCATCTCCAAAAGCTATTACGAGGCAGCGGAGATTGACGGAGCCAGCAAGCTTCAGCAGCTAAGGTATATTACCCTGCCGCTATTGTCACCAACGACCTTTTTTGTCACCATCATGATGGTCATTAGCTCTTTTCAGGTGTTCGATCAGGCGTTCGTCATGACGAATGGGGGGCCAGCCAAGGCAAGCTATACGCTTGTGTACCATATTTACGATCAGGCATTCATTGATTTTACGATGGGGGAAAGTGCTGCGGCAGCAATGATTTTGTTCGCAATTATTCTTGTCTTTACCCTGCTGCAATTTAAAATGCAAAAGAGGTGGGTGCACTATGGAGACTAGGCAAAACAGCAGGGATTTCCTGCGCCATGTGCTGCTCGCTGTCGGCTCTCTGATGATGTTTTTTCCCTTCCTGTGGACGGTTCTCAGTTCTCTGAAGGATATTTCGCAAATTTTTGTCGTCCCACCCCAATGGATTCCCGATCCGTTTGTATGGAGTAATTATCCAGCTTCACTGGAGGCTATGCCCTTCGTGCAGGCGTACATGAACAGCTTTTATATTACGGTCATTATCGTGACAGCGACGCTGATTAGCGCGTCCATGGCGGCGTATGCTTTTGCCAAAATCCGCTTTCCGGGGTCGAATGTCCTGTTTATCCTGTTCCTTGCTACGATGATGGTGCCCAAACAGGTAACGATGATCCCGCTGTATTTGGTGATGGACCGCATCGGGTGGCTGGATACGCATTGGTCGCTGATTGTACCCGGAGCGTTGTTTAACGCGTTTGCGGTGTTCCTGCTGCGCCAGTTCGTGATGGGGATTCCGCGCGATCTGGAGGAAGCGGCGGTCATGGACGGGGCGGGGTACATTCGTATTTACTGGAGTGTCATTCTGCCACTGATTCGCCCAGCGTTAGCCGCGATTGGGATTTTTACCTTTTTGGGCGCCTGGAACAGCTTTCTCGATCCGCTGATTTACCTCAATACACCAGAGAAATTCACGGTTCCACTGCTGCTCAACAATTTTAAAGGGCTGTATACCGCGGATTGGTCGCTGATGATGGCGGGTACTACCATTTCCGTCGTTCCGGTGCTGCTCGTCTATATGATTGCTCAGAAGCAAATTATCGAAGGCATAACCTTGACGGGCATCAAGGGGTAGGGGCGTTTCCCTGCTCCTTTTTCTGTTCTTTTCGATACTGTAACGGGGTATACCCGGTGCATTGCTTGAACACACGGCCAAAATGGGCAATGCTGTCAAAGCCCGTTTTTTCAGCGATCGTTGTCACTTTCCAGCTCGTTTCACTCAAATACGCCCGGGCCTGTTGGACTCGAACATCCTGAAGATATTCAACCAGGGTGAAGCCTGTCGTCTGTTTGAAAATACGACACAAATACGTGCTGCTGATATAAAAATGCCTTGCCAGTTGATCCAGAGTCAGCCTCTCCGCATAGTGGGCATGCAGGTATTCGATGACCGCATACACTCGCTGCTGCTTCTCGCTGCGTTCCGGCGCAATGGTATCGGGGGTGGAGGATTGTATGCGGCCGATTCGGATAAGCAGTTGGAGCAGCAAGCTTTGGAGGTACATATGGCGGTATGCATGATCTTGATGATACTCATCCAGCATTTGCTGGAACAGATGCTCCAGCTCGCACTGTTCCTCCGCCGAAGGGCGAAGCAAAAAGCTTTTCTCCGGCAGGAGGGGCTGCTTCTGACCCCCGTAAGGCACGGTGTTTGTTAATGTGGAGACAAATTGCTCATCAAAGTTGATCAAAATTCGTTCATGACTACCGCTGCCTTTATTACTCGTACGGTGGAAATCATGCTTGCTGATCCAAATCAGATCGCCCTTCTGTAGAGCGTATACCCGCTGATTAATGTAATAGTAGCGCTCTCCTGCCAGCAGATAATAGATTTCATGTGCTTGGTGAACATGGTCGGCGGACATACTGAACGGCTCCGTCCGTAGCGCTTGCTCGATGGCAAAACGGGGTGTGGCGATCACATCAACGGTCTCCTTTACGAGAGAATTCAAGAGGATAATATATGTATACTTTAAGGATAAATTCACAATAAATGCGAAGAATTCGCTCTTTCTTATACTATAAAATAAAAGTAATTCATGCAAAGGGTGTGAGCCAATTGGCTAAAATCAAATATGCACTTGTGGGTACTGGAGGAAGAGCCGAATTTTTTTACGGTGAAGTTGTTACCGTTTTCAAGGATACTTCGGAGCTGATCGCGTTCTGTGACGTCAATCAGACGAGAATGGACTATGCCAATCGGTTGTTGCAGGAGAAATATGAGCACAAGCCGATTCCAACCTATAAAGCTCATGAATTTGAACGAATGATCGCAGAAACACAACCCGATATCGTGATCGTCACGACCATTGACCGTGTGCATCATCATTATATTATCCGGGCGATGGAGCTGGGCTGTGATGTTATTTCCGAGAAGCCGATGACGGTGGATGAGGACAAATGTCAAGATATTCTAGATGCCATAGATCGCACGGGACGGAAGCTGCGCGTCACCTTTAATTATCGTTATGCGCCCCATAATACGAAAATACGCGAGGTGATTATGGACGGGTCGCTTGGTGATATCTTGTCGGTCAACTTCGAATGGCTGCTGAACACACAGCATGGTGCGGATTATTTCCGTCGCTGGCACCGGGATAAGCGCAACAGTGGCGGTCTGCTGGTGCATAAATCGACGCATCATTTCGATCTAATGAACTTTTGGCTCGGCTCAAAGCCGGAAACGGTGTATGCGATGGGCGATCTGAAATTTTATGGCCGGGAAAATGCGGAACAGCGTGGTGTGACTGAGTTCTATCAACGGGCTTACGGCAGCAAGGCAGCGGAAAATGACCCGTTTGCGCTGCATCTGGACCGTAACGAGCACCTGAAAAGCATGTATTTGGATGCCGAGCATGAGGATGGCTATGTGCGGGATCAAAGCGTATTTGGCGACAATATTAGCATTGAGGACACGCTGAGTGTCATGGTGAAGTACAAGAACAAGACAGTCATGAACTACTCGCTGAATGCTTACATGCCTTGGGAGGGATTTATCATCGTGTTCAACGGCACCAAGGGTCGGATGGAGGTACGGGTATCCGAGCAATCCTACGTTAATTCCGGGGGCAGTAAGGCAGACGAGGGGGCGTTAAAAGAAAAAACCATTACGATCTATCCCCACTTTGCAGCACCTTATGAGGTGGAGGTAGAGGAAGGCGTGGGTGGTCATGGCGGTGGTGATCCGGTCATGCTGCGGGATATTTTTGATCAGCCGGCAGATGATCGGTTTCATCGCGCAGCCTCGCATATAGATGGAGCTTGGTCTATTTTAACGGGCATTGCCGCCAATCGCTCCATCCGTACGGGCCAGCCAGTGAAGGTGGAGGAACTGGTTCATTTGTAAAGACGGGCAACCACTAAAATAACCAAGAAGCCCCCCTGTTTATCTTATGAACAGAGGGGCTTCTTGGTATTTTGCTGTCAGCGGCGGCAGAGTTTCTGTTAGCTGTCGTAGGGTACTTATTTCATTATTGATCAGCAGTCAGTTCACGGGCTCCCAGTTGTTGTACAGGACGATGGTTATCGGGAAAAATAGTAGCAAACCGGCTGATTTGGTCTGCCGACATTTCAATGGGTTTTTCCAGTACTGTCCAGTTCACATGCTCTGTGCAAGGCGGAGTGGTCAGAGATCCGTTATAGCGAATCGAGTGCAGATCCTTCGGCAGAAGAGTAGCGAGATTCAGTTCTCCCTCCAGAGCCTCTTCCTGAGAAACATCTTTTGGCAGTTTGGACCAAATACGGCTGAAAGCCTTATTCTCCTTGCCGCCTTGAATGAGTACGCCTAAGACGGCGGTGCTGCCGTTGTCACTTTGATGAACAAAATGAAGCTCCATATCGGCATTTTTACCATCTATTTGGTGTTCACTGGGATGATGAAAGTGAAACTGCTTTAAAGTGAATTTGGTACCGTCCAGTACAATATAATTACTGGGGTTGGCTGCATTGATTTGAACGGTGTGTCCATTATTCAGAATGGATACTTTCGTATTGGTGTAGTGAACCTGTATCGGCTGCTGCGTTTGCGAGGCTTCCATTCGAGTATGTTCTATGTTGACAGGGGATTGTTCGAGGCCATTACCACAAGCGGCGAAATCCTTTTCCAACTCTCCCCAATGCTCCGGTCCCTCCTCTCCTTCATAGGACCAGTGTGTTTTCTGAACAACCGCATGGGCGGCGCTACCAGTCGGTGAAGACGAAGTATTCGTAGATTTGGAAGTGGCGGGCTGAGCATTACATCCAGTTGCGGACACAACCAGGAAAATAGCAAACATGCTGGACAAGCAAACTCTCCAGTTTTTTTTCATTGTGCATGATCCTTCTTCCCAAAGTAGAGTGTGTGAAACTTTTTACATTGTAAATTATTGTACAAAGTTATCAAGGGTACAAGGACTTAGGAAGAAGGAATGGGTGTACTCTTTTTTTACAGCTTATTCAGAATGTTATCCTCCAGTACAACGGATTTATCCCCGTACTCCTTAATAATATGCTTTTCTCCCCAGGCGCACAGAGAATC from Paenibacillus sp. FSL R10-2782 includes the following:
- a CDS encoding Gfo/Idh/MocA family oxidoreductase; translation: MAKIKYALVGTGGRAEFFYGEVVTVFKDTSELIAFCDVNQTRMDYANRLLQEKYEHKPIPTYKAHEFERMIAETQPDIVIVTTIDRVHHHYIIRAMELGCDVISEKPMTVDEDKCQDILDAIDRTGRKLRVTFNYRYAPHNTKIREVIMDGSLGDILSVNFEWLLNTQHGADYFRRWHRDKRNSGGLLVHKSTHHFDLMNFWLGSKPETVYAMGDLKFYGRENAEQRGVTEFYQRAYGSKAAENDPFALHLDRNEHLKSMYLDAEHEDGYVRDQSVFGDNISIEDTLSVMVKYKNKTVMNYSLNAYMPWEGFIIVFNGTKGRMEVRVSEQSYVNSGGSKADEGALKEKTITIYPHFAAPYEVEVEEGVGGHGGGDPVMLRDIFDQPADDRFHRAASHIDGAWSILTGIAANRSIRTGQPVKVEELVHL
- the ppdK gene encoding pyruvate, phosphate dikinase, encoding MLKRVYSFNEGKLGMKALLGGKGANLAEMTTLGLPIPPGFTVTTDACRAYFASGGKLPEGLLGEVVIALHDVEEAQSAIFGDMERPLLVSVRSGSVASMPGMMDTILNLGLNDETVRGLTEQTGNETFAYDCYRRFIQMFGEVVLGIESNHFHQLQEQNKQTHGRGSDQEVSAEEWKELIEHYKELVTQQSGQPFPQDVYQQLQLAVEAVFRSWNNMRAKVYRKAYGIPDEQGTAVNIQAMVFGNLDNDSGTGVLFTRNPSTGANELYGEYMVNAQGEDVVAGIRTPSPIAQLLEEQPLVYERLEELASLLERHHRDMQDIEFTIEKGNLYLLQTRSGKRTAQAAVKIAVDLVEEGIISQEEAIQRIEPSHMEQLLHRSVDASTPLVAIAQGLPASPGAASGRIVFDADTAENWTKDGQKVILVSVETSPDDLHGIIAAEGVLTSRGGMTSHAAVVARGMGKPCICGCEALSIDLDSRSVSIGALTFQEGEDISIDSTSGQVYQGSLSLNEPVITPELLKLLEIADEIRTLKVYTNADTPLDAAKARKFGAEGIGLCRTEHMFFSGNRLPIIQAMILAEDQEARVLHLNRLLQMQQSDFEAMFSAMDGLPMTIRLLDPPLHEFLPNLEQLQEQQRELELSGGHVEELQRLKSTISKVHDLREINPMLGLRGVRLGILFPEIYDMQVEAIFKAAEAALRKGVDVRPGIMIPLVGHSNELKQMRELVDGVATQVLSEEFKWFRYRVGTMIEVPRAALLADSVAQYADFFSFGTNDLTQMTFGYSRDDAEGKFLGSYMEKNILEANPFQVLDQDGVGKLIEWAVAKGRAKKPFLETGICGEHGGDSESILFCHRSGLDYVSCSPYRVPFARIAAAQAALLVRVEQPEGALSVL
- a CDS encoding sugar ABC transporter substrate-binding protein codes for the protein MDNYMSWIKIGFFLSVLFLLAAACTTSPKLENTEGKKVRLTMQVWGNPAEVKVYQRALDAFEKENPNIEVKLVPVPGDQYEQKLLTQLQGSRGPDVFYSYEPTIARLIGAKQVQPLGEFLKSDASDVKAEDFPEGLWGPAKRDGEIYGVTPDSNPMVMYYNKKVFKDASVKTPQEYYDEGKWNWDAFEEVTSKLKAAGKQGYIAENWWAHWYSWVWSNGGRIFDEQGKYVLDHNEKGKEAFRFMYDMVNKGNAVYLGSLPKGQGADAMFMSNQVGMLAAGRWLEPLFSQNKSLDFDYIYWPSNTGKNEPVAIPVAYVAVNKNSPHLQEAMKMAAFYVSVKGQEARLVEGGNAMGTLAAADESIMKKATIEHSSYLTEGRDKGHAHGSALAYDAQVPGLNSDITETIDLMFLGKQDAAATIEKLNQIISKAVK
- a CDS encoding carbohydrate ABC transporter permease; this translates as METRQNSRDFLRHVLLAVGSLMMFFPFLWTVLSSLKDISQIFVVPPQWIPDPFVWSNYPASLEAMPFVQAYMNSFYITVIIVTATLISASMAAYAFAKIRFPGSNVLFILFLATMMVPKQVTMIPLYLVMDRIGWLDTHWSLIVPGALFNAFAVFLLRQFVMGIPRDLEEAAVMDGAGYIRIYWSVILPLIRPALAAIGIFTFLGAWNSFLDPLIYLNTPEKFTVPLLLNNFKGLYTADWSLMMAGTTISVVPVLLVYMIAQKQIIEGITLTGIKG
- a CDS encoding carbonic anhydrase — protein: MKKNWRVCLSSMFAIFLVVSATGCNAQPATSKSTNTSSSPTGSAAHAVVQKTHWSYEGEEGPEHWGELEKDFAACGNGLEQSPVNIEHTRMEASQTQQPIQVHYTNTKVSILNNGHTVQINAANPSNYIVLDGTKFTLKQFHFHHPSEHQIDGKNADMELHFVHQSDNGSTAVLGVLIQGGKENKAFSRIWSKLPKDVSQEEALEGELNLATLLPKDLHSIRYNGSLTTPPCTEHVNWTVLEKPIEMSADQISRFATIFPDNHRPVQQLGARELTADQ
- a CDS encoding AraC family transcriptional regulator, translated to MIATPRFAIEQALRTEPFSMSADHVHQAHEIYYLLAGERYYYINQRVYALQKGDLIWISKHDFHRTSNKGSGSHERILINFDEQFVSTLTNTVPYGGQKQPLLPEKSFLLRPSAEEQCELEHLFQQMLDEYHQDHAYRHMYLQSLLLQLLIRIGRIQSSTPDTIAPERSEKQQRVYAVIEYLHAHYAERLTLDQLARHFYISSTYLCRIFKQTTGFTLVEYLQDVRVQQARAYLSETSWKVTTIAEKTGFDSIAHFGRVFKQCTGYTPLQYRKEQKKEQGNAPTP
- a CDS encoding sugar ABC transporter permease, with product MQKKHQALWGYLFISPQFLGLLCFSLLPLLYAFYLSFVNWDGFGVPLFVGLDNFRGQLSDPDFWKALFNTMYYMVLVIPAGIVLALLVAIVLNKVKGKEIYRLFFFMPVVTSSVSVGVIWMWILNGEFGILNHLLRAIGITGPMWLTDTQWVIPSIALLSIWLGLGYNMVIFLAGLQGISKSYYEAAEIDGASKLQQLRYITLPLLSPTTFFVTIMMVISSFQVFDQAFVMTNGGPAKASYTLVYHIYDQAFIDFTMGESAAAAMILFAIILVFTLLQFKMQKRWVHYGD